CTGTGGACCAAAATCATGTTGGATTGTAGTTGGGATAATCTCCTGTTAACGAAGATAACATAAGGTTtgctttattatattaataaccGTTTAATGAAATATGACTTCAATATTGCACGAGCGTTCTGGCAACGATTTGTTTTGACagaaattatgtatttttttaattttgggtagATCAATCATGATCACAATATTTATAACAAATGCTTCATTGCATACTTGAATAGGAAAGAATTGCCTTGCAGTGCTCTTTTACTGTTTTCGAGTTTTGCTTGCATGTAACTTTATTTGAAAACTTCATTTTGCGGTATCCTGCTGCAATGTATAGGGCGATTGCAGCTGTGGAGCTCAAGATGGCCAAGTTATATGCTCTGGCTCTCATGATGCTGGTGATAGGAGCACTGCAGGTAGTGGTACGGTGTTGCCCGCGGCCGTGTACATGCCAGCAGCCGGCAGAGGTGCACTGCACGTTCCGCTCTTTGCTTACCGTGCCAGCTGGCGTGCCCAAACAGGTGGAGCGAATGAACTTAGGGTAAGATAGTGCCATGTTAATATTAGCATCAGATTtcgtttatttttagtttaaaaatgttatgcatCTTGGACAAAGTTTGAAACTTGCATAGGAATTTATTTATCGGTTGATAATGTTTTCTGCACTTATTCAAGTGATTCAAGTAGGAATATCCCTTTGGTACAAAATTTTACAGATGACCTTTGAAGACCTACATATGAACTATGCACAAATGTCGTGGATTTATTTAGACGTCCACGCAGGATTTGCAGCCACATTGAAATTgctgttatattatattaaaaatataataatctaCCCCTCTCTTTTTGCATTCacattgaaatatatttatattgttgttatattatattaataatataataatctcCCCTCCCCCTTTTGTGCTCAGGTTCAATACTATAAGTAGGGTAACATATGGCTCTTTTGCTGGACTACGAAAACTCGAGCTTCTTTTGATGCATGGGAATGATGTTCATCAAATTCCCAATGGAGCATTTCGTGACCTCATTTCCCTTCAGGTGCTATCAACATTATTGCTTGCAATTTCCCTTAAAATTCTTTCTCTACTATATTTGTTGGTTGTACGGTGCATCATTTACAATGAAagatttttattcaaaatgttaaCACAAACAAAAGCAACATCCAGTTAAATGCCTCTTTTTTCTTAGATGCTGAAATTAAGCTATAATAAACTGAAGGTACTTAGCAGAGGAAACCTTATGGGTCTCAGAAGTCTTACTAGATTGCAACTGGATCATAACAGACTTGAGTTTATCCATCCTGATGCATTTCAAGGCCTCACCTCTCTTCGAATACTGCAACTGGAGGGCAATCAGCTTCAGCAGCTTCATTCAGCAACTTTCTCCACATTCTCCATTCTTGGACACTTCCCAGTGTCCACCCTGAAGCAGTTGCACCTTTCGGATAATTTGCTGACTACACTGTCACAGAGGATGCTTGCAGGTATGCCCTACCTGGAAAACTTGTTCCTGCATGGGAACCCTTGGACTTGTGACTGTCGCATGAAATGGTTCAAAGAGTGGAATATAAATTCACCAggtatttattgttattgttctaTCAAAATAACGTGTTCTTATTACCTTATTATAATTTTGATATAAAATAATAGTCATTATAATTAGTGATTGCACTGTgcaaaattgtttgttttcatgataataattatttacatCCTCCTTTTTTACCTTCTCAAGGtgtgttaaaatgtaaaaaagacaGAGCCTATCCCGAAGGCCAGCTATGCCCTATGTGTTCATCTCCAAAGCTCCTTAAGAAGAAACACCTCCAGGAGTTAGAGAACCCCACATGCAATAGCCCTATTGCTAGCACTCCAAACAACAAAGCTATTTCCACAGAGGACACAGAAAGTGATCTCCTGACAACAGATGAATTTCTTCAACCCCTTGGCAACATTTCTCTGGGCCTGTCCGATGAGGATGGACATCAAGTAGACCTGTACTGCCTTGTCACTGAGCCTAAAGAGCTGACTAGCATAAGCTGGCACTCTGTTAACCAACATCAAATATCAGCAAACGTGACTCTGACATTAGATTTAAAGTGTCCCATTGACAGGTCGAGCTATGAAAAGTTGTGGAGATTGATTGCATACTACAGCGATGTCTCGGCCCACCTTCAGAGGGAGATTATGCTAAACAAGGATCCTTACATTAGCTACAGATATCGGCAAGATGTTGAAAGGGATGCTCTTTATTATACAGGCGTGAAAGCTAATATAGCTGCTGAGCCACAATGGATAATGCAGTCATCAATGGATCTCCAGCTAAACAGGCTTCAGTCTACCAGTAAAATTGTTAGACTTATTCTCAGCACCCATATTACTCAAGTTGTGGAGCCTGAATATATAAGACAGCAGAAAAGGGATTGGGTTTTTATTGAATCCAAAAATGATACTAGAACAATGCAGGTGGCTGTGGTGGGAAGTCCTGTTGAGATGAGCTGTTCTATACATAGCTCAGGGAACCAGACATTAAAATGGATGCTCCCTGATGggtcaacattaaaaacacctTATAGCAGTGGCGATAACAGGCTTTCGGCATCAAGTTTTGGCCTGCTTGAAATCAAATCTGTGGATCATTCTGATTCAGGAGTTTACTATTGTATTGCACATGTTTCAAATGATCTTAGTGTCCTACCTCTACGCTTAACAGTGGAAGAATCCTCCAGCCCACCTCCTGGAGTGGAAGGAGTAACAGAGACAATTACAGGATTTGCAGGTGGACATGTTTCTCTTCCATGTGTTGCTACTGGGTCCCCCGATGCTGATATACACTGGATTCGTCCCGATGGCAGCATTGTAAACAAGTGGCTAAACAATTCCAGGACACTTGTGGCTTTAAATGGGACTCTGATTATTAGACACAGTCAGCTTTCAGACAGTGGATACTATAAGTGTGTAGCAGGAAACCGACATGGGATGGATACTTTGGTGACAAAAGTGATAATAACAAAACCACCAGGTATGATTCCCTTAAGGAAGTACTTCAGAGGGCCTCAACCTGCTGAGGGAGTTTcaaccaaaataaaagttcttatGTCTAACGATGTAGAGTCATCTGGAGATAATGAACCAGAAGAGCTTTTGGAGAAAACCCTTCCTCGGCGTGTGGATTTACCCAATCGAAGGAGGGTCCCAAATATGGGCGTAAAGGGTGGCCATCCATCCAGGAATTCCTGGAGACGCCCTGCTATTCCAAGGAGGAGCGTAGGTACGACAGGAGTGGACAGGGTTAATACTGTAGAATCGAAAAGAAGAAATAGTGTGTCAAACAACCAAATAGACCCAAAGCGCTGGGCTAGCATTTTGGCAAAAGTTCGCAATGGTGGAACTAGTCCAAAAACAACTACTGTAAACTCTGTACAGACCAGTACAAACAGAATACAGGAGCCAGTGACTGACTACACAAAGCAGCCAGGTATTACAAACAAAATTGGAGGATCGTCTGCAGAAAGTGCAACAACAAGAGTACCAGAAGAAATGTTGTACACAATCACAACGGCACGGATGCCTATTCAGACTACTGAGTACAACCTGGATATAAGACCTCTAGATTCTGAGGACCAGAGACATGTTATATACCAGATAGCTGCACCAGAATctgattcaaattcaaatttgtTTACAGCACGCACATATATAGCACAGCCTACAGTTGGTCCACAGATTAATTATTTTACTGTCAGAGATTCAGAGGTTGCAAACAGGATTGAAACGAGCACTGTGTGGAATACAAAATTACATGGAAATCATTTACAGGAAAACCAAAGCCACTCGATGGGTAGTGGCAGTGTAAATGAAGCAATTATAAATTACAACGATGAATATAGGGTTTCAAAAAGCCATGAGCATGTGTTAGAGGTTTATCAAGGAAGGACTGATCATAGCTTACCACTAGCCACTGCAAAGACACATACTGCACAAAGTGCAGGAACACATGGTGATGCCAAGTTATTTACTCAGATCTTAACTACAGTTAGGCAAGGAACACAGACCCTACAAAAGCATACGACTCACCAGAAACCCAGTGTCTCAGAAATTCCACTGCTAACTACTGTGACACCAACCACCAAACCTGCGTCAGGAGATAATAAAGCAACCTTCTCGAATTCACTTTCTGATTCACGTGCCTCACGTGCTAGGAACTCATCCAGTTCGTGGAGGAGGACTGGTGGAAGACGTAAAAAGCCTAATAGAATTAGAACTAAGACAAACAGTTTTAAATCATCTGTATATGTCACAAATGCAACCCCACAGCCCACTTCAGCTTCAATTTCTGAGGTCACAAAAGGGTTTTCAGTCATTACTAAGACAACTGCCTCCTCTGAAACTAAAATAGAAACATCTCCATGGGCCAAAAATGCAAAAGCCAAGATGAATACTACTGTTCCGTTAAACGACAGCCAAGTACAGTCACCAGGCAAAATGACTCATGAAGAAAACACAGATCCTTTATACAGTAGCAGGAATCATCAAACCCATCAATCTTTACCTCAAGAAAGAGCATCtgtaacaaaatatatacatttagatGATGCCACGCCAGCTCAAAAACTCAAAACCACCACACCAGTTCCAATGTTTCCATCAACATCCATTAGTTTTGGAagagaagaaataaaaacaactatGCACAAAGAAGAAAATTCTACCTTGCCTTCACTGAAGGCAGGCATTCATGAGTGGTTTACAAGCACCCATACCCCTGCAGCTAAAACATCTGAAGAGACACAACAGGAAAGTATTACACCAGATTCGAGCCCAACATCAGACCACTCCTTTGAGAACTCTTATACACATCCCGAAGACATACCAGGTGCAAGttcagacaaaacaaacaaccaatATAAACCCACAGATACTGAAAATGTACTGTCATCCAAAGAGATGATTACATTGAGACCATTCTCTTCATCTTCCCCGAGTACTCAGAATGAGACAGTCAAACATCATGCTGAAACCCCAGGTGGTTCAATGGCATCAGTCATTTTTGAGTTGGCTCATCAGAGTCCAGAGATTACCACAGACAGACCCAAAACCTCTCCTGTATTAACCACAAAACCACACAGAGTTACAGCTGGTAGCATTTACAGAGAAGATTCAGTGTTATCTCGAAATCCTTGGAGTCAATCAAATGTTACTAAAGGAATTGTACTtaccacaacaacaacatctgCAACAACCATAATGCCCCctacagtacatacaaaaaTGCTTTATCCCAATAAACCCACTTCTGCTAGCAGGATTGGTGACCCGGACGATGTTAATCACATTCTTGACAGTCATAAGAGATTTGTAACCCCAGGCCAAGAAACCATTCCTAAGGTAGAACTTAGCGAAACATACAGTAGAACAACACCCCCAGTCACTCAATTCCCTCATCAATTAGCCTATATCTCTGAGGACACAACATCTCTAGGATTGAAGGTTAACATCCACAAAAAGACAACCACAAAAGCACCCACAATTCCACCACAATCATCAACAATATCCCCATCACAGCAAAGAATCCCTGGGAGGTCAGGTGGCACCTATTTTACAATATATCACACCACATCAAGAGGGGCTCAGCAAAGACCAACAGCAGTGCCTGAAGGTCGAGGCAGACCTCACATCACCAGCACAGACATTAGATTTGTAACAGCACAAGCTGAGACTGATGTCTATTTGCCATGTGTGGCTGTGGGAAAGCCCAGTCCTTTCCTTTCCTGGACTAAAGTTTCCACAGGTaagttgttattattttattttattatttatttatttcttcattACATCATTTACTGTTTGCAAAATTTTACAAAGTATTGTGTATCTTATATACATTATAGACAAAtagtttaattttattataaatattacagtTGCATATGTACATTTATGTAGAAATGTTTCTGTTGGAATCAGAATCTATAACGTTCTTAATTTTATATCTAATTTGATCTGTCTAAGATGATTTGTTGCTATAAAATGTGCTTCTGTGCTTTCCTGCAGGAGCTAGTATTGCACAAAACACCAGGGTCCAGAGATTCCAGGTCCAATCTAATGGTACGCTTGTTATCCATAATGTTCTTCCTCTGGACCAAGGCCACTACCTCTGCAGTGTCCAAAATCAATATGGAGAGGACAAGATTGTGGTTAATTTAATTGTTGAAGCTGAACACCCCAAAGTGCTTCATCCTCGCTACAGGGAAGCCACAGCATACCTTGGTGAAACTGTAGAGCTGATGTGTCAGTCCCAAGGGAATCCTAAGCCTCGGATCACCTGGGTCCAACCTGACAGGGCAGTGGTGCATTCTGGTGTGCCTACTAATGGCATGTCTGGTCAGAGGGTCTCGGTCTCACCCAATGGCACACTTTACATAAAATCTGCAAGTCACACGGATCGGGGAATCTATAAATGCATTTCTAGCAATGCACTTGGTGCTGATACAATATCTGTTCGTCTGACTGTTGCCGCCTTGCCACCCATTATTGAACAGCCACGACACGAGAATGTCAGTCTTTCAGAGGGAAGCACTGCCTTCTTGAATTGCACTGCCACGGGTGCCCCTCACCCTTCCATTGCCTGGACCACCCCGGATGGCATGCAACTCCATCCCTCACAGTTTATTAATGGGCGTAACTTGTTTGTCTTCCCAAATGGAACTTTGTTTGTTCGTAGTCTTGTTCTGACAGATACAGGGAGGTATAAATGTTCTGTCACTAATGTAGTTGGCACTGCACAGAGGACTGTTATTTTGACTGTAAGGAAATCCATAAAGTTGTCCAGTGCCAGGATTACATTTTCATCATCTCAAAAAACAGATGTGGTCTATGGAGACAGATTGCACCTGGACTGTATTGCATCAGGGAATCCAGAACCCAGGATCATCTGGAGGACTCCTTTAAAAAAGCTTGTGGATGCTCACTACAGGTAATATAAACACTTTCCTTTGCAGGAAAGTCCATACAGGTTTATACAATGTGAGGGAAATGTGCACATACCTAcctttctcttctttctctacttcttttttctctgtattctattgtgcttttatttaaatgcaagTAATTTTTatgctaaataaaaatgttttgattttcatTGTCTCTAATTCTTTTGTATTTCAGCTATGACCCAAGGATCAAAGTGTCGTCCAATGGTACACTATCAGTCGTCTCTGTTACAGAGAAAGATGGTGGTGAATATCTCTGTGTTGCCCGCAACAAAATCGGTGATGATTTTGTGCCTTTTAAGGTCAGTGTCCTGACAAAACCTGCCAAAATTGAACAGAAAACAGAAGCTGATAAGAAGGTAATATATGGAGGTCACCTAAAGGTTGACTGTGTGGCCTCTGGATTACCAGACCCTAAAATCCAGTGGGCATTGCCTGATGGTACCATGATCAACAGCGTTATAAAGTCTGAGCGTAATGTTGGGAGTCGAAGTCGCAGGTATGTTGTTTTTGACAATGGAACCCTCTTCTTTAATGAGGTTGGGATTCATGAAGAAGGTGACTATACTTGTTATGCTGAGAACCAGGTTGGAAAAGATGAGATGAAAGTGCATGTCAAAGTAGTTTCAGCTGTCCCGGTGATTGAGAACAAGACACATGATGTCGTCAGGGTTCTTTACGGAGAATCTGTCTCTCTCAATTGCAGTGCCAAAGGTGATCCAACACCTCTGATATTGTGGTTTTCGCCCACTAACAGAGCTATGGCTTCAGCTTCAGACAAGTATATTATACATAACAATGGAACTCTAGTCATTCAGAAAGTTCAGCGATTTGATGGTGGAAATTATGTATGTCTGGCCAGAAACAGCGCAGGGCAGGATCGAAAAGTGATGAGAGTAGAAATCCTTGTCTCTCCCCCTGCTGTTAATGGCCTTATAGGCACCGCAAATTCGTTGAGAGTGTCTACTGTTAGAGATCAGCGTAAACTGATTGACTGTGAGACCACTGGTACCCCCATTCCACGTGTCATGTGGGTTCTTCCAGAGAACGTTGTACTCCCGGCGCCATATTATGGTAGTCGAATGACAGTACATCGCAATGGCACATTGGATATCCGTTCGGTGAGAAAGTCAGATTCAGGCCAGTTAGCATGTATTGCTCGTAATGAGGGAGGTGAGACAAGGCTTGTTGTTCATCTTGATGTAACAGACACTTTAGAGAAGCCAAAACTTAGAAGTCCCAAAATGGAGTCACTCTCATTAACTGTGGGCAGGACCATTTACCTAAACTGTTCAGTTGAAGGCTCCCCAGCTCCACAGGTGACTTGGATTCTACCAAATGGCTCCCCACTATTGAGCGGTgcaaaattcaataaattccTTCACAATTCTGATGGGACTTTGATTATCAGTAACCCTGCTCTGTCAGAGGCAGGCACATATCGATGTTTGGGACGCAATGGAGGTGGACTGGTTGAAAGAACTGTTGCACTGATGCCAGGACACAAGCCAGAAATCAATAACAGGTATAACTCACCTATCAGTGTCATTAATGGGGAGAATTTACAGCTGCACTGCTTGTCAAACACCAACTCGGTCCGTCTCACCTGGACTCTGCCAAGTGGGATGGTCTTAAACCGTCCTCAAAAAGCCGGTCGTTATGCCATTCTTCCCAATGGAACTCTTTCCATCCAGCAAGCCTCTGTCCATGACAGAGGCTCTTACACCTGCAGGACATCAAATGAATATGGAAGCTCCCTGCTCACTGTTCCAGTCATCATCATTGCATATGCACCCCGTATCACTAGTGGGCCAGTTCCTTCAACCTATGCCAGAAGAGGAGTAGCAGTACAACTTAATTGTGTAGCAACAGGTATACCCAAAGCAGAAGTGGCATGGGATACCCCAGAAAGAACACGGCTTGTTGTCGGCTCTCAACCACGTCTGTTTGGGAACAAGTACCTTCATCCTCAGGGCTCCTTAATCATCCAGAATCCCACAGCAAAAGATGCTGGATTATACAGATGCACGGCCAGAAATGTCATAGGGGTTGACTCAAAAGGTACATACCTTCATGTGTACTAATAAGAGAGGATGTCTCCTCTTCGTATGCCCAAGGAACTGCGACGTTGAACTGTTACTCAGCTTGATAATTTATCAATGTGAAATGGAATCAGCCCCAATTTAAAAATACTATTTTATTAATGATGGGTTCCTAAGAATAAGCAATTTTGCATCTACAATTTTACTATTTTCCTTCAGCTTGGTATGGAATCTATGTAATGTAACCAACCTACTGATATTATAAGGCATCtttctgttttcattgtttGACAATGACAGttttgcccggtttcacagacaaggtttaaggctagtcccagactaaaatgaaaatttgagcTCTCTTAACcaaaaataaattgccctgacatatcttaaaatatgtcattgccattgttttgttcaagatgcacaccagtaatatattttttaaggcattttaataaaagtgacttaaatatcctaatttaactaaggcatagtcctggcttaagctaagcctggTCTGTGAAACCGCGCCATTATGTCTAAATGTATaggtaaaaataaagattaaatatatatatatatatatatatatatatatttgtagcCATGAAGAAACatctaaataaaatgttcacACTTTATCAGTTTTTCAGGGATATTATTAATCATACTTCATGCAAAcagatcattaaaaaaaataagtttcaACTGTAACTAGATGACAAGAATTTTTATCTACATTAGACAATTTTTATTGGATTACCATCTGCTTTCACACAGTGTTTTTGTGTATCTAAGATTTATTTTGGTTCATTTTCGTACCCAATTATAAtacttataaattattttttatttctaaatactaatgtatttttattttgcaaactttttaataaagaggACTTTGAAAAGTTTTAGGTGAGGCCTCATGAGTAGTAACACAGTCATAGCACAATGTCTTATATTGTCTATAATACGGTCAAATATAACATGGAACGTAACTCAAACATCTCACATGTCCAACGTTTTTGGACTATTTAAACTAATGAAACAATATccttcagtggttttgtgaaaTGAGTTAGAAATCAGAAGCAAATGTGTTTTGCAGAGAGTGATTGAAAGAGAATATCCTCTCTGGGAGTCATTACTGTGTcatgaaaatgtgttgtagagaaataaaacatgatgattTCTTTGTAGTTTCTATATTTAAGAGTTCTATAATTAAAAGCAAGCAGTAGGCTTAGGCTCCTCATCTTGATGTCAAATAGACGCTTATCTGCCCTGGTTGTAATGAGGCAGTCTTTCATTGACTGACTGTATGTCCAGAAAATTGTAACCGGTAGAATTCTTTAGGTGGGAGAACATTACTGCTGAgactgaaaataaacattaatcACAGATGAATAACTGATAGTcttcatttatgtatttggtGGGGTTGACAAGACGCTTACAACCCAATAACTGAATTTCTGACCACAGCCATGTCGCAACAGCATGGAGCCACTTAAcgttctgaaaaaaatctttatttgatTCAATTCCTTGTTGTTTAAAGAGATATGTCTAAAACATAAGCAGCCAGGATGAAGATATCTAGACAATCTCTCTTTTCTTCTTTCTCAAATAGTTTTCAAAAGACGTCTTGTTTTGACTGGAAAACACTGTTTACTTCagcttttgtgttgcacagaccATAACACACAGTGCAGGTGCGGAATATAATGAAGCAAGAACAGCTTGACAAATATCTCAAAGAAGATATCATTAAAATCCAGACTACATAAAAGGGACTCAAGCTACAAATTGCAAGTCATTTTGAATATGTGTAGCGTCAACACATGGATGTAGAAGTAGTGTTTATAGTTTAGTGGAAAAATCTCTAATGCTAGACATGTAATTGCAGGACAGTGATgtcaaaatatatcaaaataaattaTGCAACACTTTAATTGGTATCTGATATATTGTATAATCTATGTAAAATCTCTATGAGCCCAAAATAAACTGTTTAGATTCTGCTTGGAAGTCATGTTTGAATAATTACAAATTATGTAAATcatttcattattattcatttaagaaaataatataattattacaatacacatttcataaataattgtatatgtatatgatAATTATGATTTCATAGGAAGCAATAAAAAATCAGATCTGACTTACCAGACCAGAATCAAATTTCTTTAAGAAACATTCATGAGAAATGTATGTCATCACTTAAGACAAGCCATTAAATAACATTCAAATGCTGTGGCTGGCTCTTGTGGAAGTGTTTATTTCACTTGCAGCACAAGATCAAGTAGAACATACTCTATAATTGACTGAGCATCATAAGCATAAATAGTGCACGAGTTCAAAGAGCTGTCAAATTAACGGGACAGGACCACAGGGTAATAAATGTCTCAAATGCTGAAATATGTTTGAAAATATGTCTCCACCATACTGTTCCATAAACTGAGTTTAATTGAGtatgttttaattttgtgtaCCACAAGTCTGTGGTGTCTGATAGATGTGTTTAACATTCACTCACAGAGAAAAGAACACGTTGAGAAAAAGAATATCATGATCATCAACTGTTAACATCCAAGGAAATGTAGTCGCAACCTGGATAATGTGCTTGTATAACAATTTTTCCCAGACGTTATGAACAGTCAATTATCAAAGTGGTGGATCTTGCGTTAATATTAGAAATGTTTGCGCTCAACGTGTTCATAGACTGACCTCTAGTGGAAATAAATAGCAATTTACAGAAAGGCAAAGAAATATCTCCCTTTATGCACACCGGATGAGTTCCTGGAGCTTTTTTTAATAAGACGATCACTGTTATTGCCATCTTATTCCCTTTAatcgttttttattattattaaggaATCACTTTCCCATAATTGAAAGCAActaatgttattttaatttgtaaattaataaaacaacagaattcAATCTGCACAGTAGGCCCCTTTTATCATTAAATAGCCTACCGCTAAATTGTACCTGAAACTGAATTACGAAATCTGTTTTAACATCGAGTTACATTTATATGAGACAATTTTACTTGAgatggttttcaaaataatggTTGTTGTAAATTTACAAAGGACCTATACCTTCCAATCCTAGATAATCGTTCTCTTGCAGGGTTTAGTGCGATTAAACACGTTTGTCTCTCATTTTAACGTAATCCTAAACACCTTAATTGGCTTGTTTAGTTGTGTTTGGTCAGAATTGGAGCTAAACGCTGCAGGATAATGTCCCCAGGACTGCAATACATCTGGCCTAATGTTCGATATACTACAGAGGTAGAAAAACAGTATTAAGTAGCTAAAATGTAACAgctgttattttaaatgatacagTACAAACTAAAACTAAATGTTATATGTCATTGTCTCACATAAACATAAAACCCAGTTATTCAAGGAATCGGTCAAGTTTCCTCTTGATGTTGTCAAAGGCGTCTTTGCCCATGTAATCCATGTAACCTTCCTCCCACATTCGCTTATGCTCCAGGTTTTCCTCCTCTGTTTCTGCTGGGGTCTgtataatacacataaaaatTGTGTTAGCATAATAATGCGGATTGAGGGTAAATTCAGGTAAAGTTGCTTCAGTATAAATCACCAACAGAGGGCAGTAtatacactaatattaaaaaGCCCAACACACTTAAGACTTTGTATAATATAGGTACATAATACTAACTTTGATTGATCgtataaaaagaagaggagcTTTTGAGACTTTTGACTTGAGCAGAGAAAGGATATGAAGTTAGTGTACATATAAGTTTTATCTctgaaagttaaaaaaataacaaaacatcaattcttaaatacttttttcttaGAAAGTTTTGAAAATAGTTCAAGCATACATTTGATTCAGCTTCTCCAGTGGCTGTGTCTGAGTCATCAGCAGTCTCTAGGCCTGTTTTCTCACTTTCTTGCTCAGATATAGGGCTGACTAGAGAGATCCACTCAGCCTCAATACCAGGCAGGACATTAAAGGGAATATTCTGAGAAGAGACAAAAAATAATTGTGAAAGGACTCACAGTTATTACTTATTTGACATAACAGATTTCTACATTGTGTGCAATAACTAACAAAATGACCATTTGCACCACTTGGACTTTCGAATAAAAGATATCGAACAGTCACTTAAATGTAACCAAATCTGTGACATTGACCACCTTTGCATACTTCGCAGGTTATCAGAGTTTTTTTACATGCATTCAGTCAACTTTTGTATGTAAACTGATCTCTTCATCTTCTTTTCTTAAATCACCCAAACTGGTTTCTATTGTCTTTGTGTTGTGATGAGTCACTGTTGGGCGTGTTgctacat
This sequence is a window from Triplophysa rosa linkage group LG4, Trosa_1v2, whole genome shotgun sequence. Protein-coding genes within it:
- the mxra5a gene encoding matrix-remodeling-associated protein 5, with the protein product MAKLYALALMMLVIGALQVVVRCCPRPCTCQQPAEVHCTFRSLLTVPAGVPKQVERMNLGFNTISRVTYGSFAGLRKLELLLMHGNDVHQIPNGAFRDLISLQMLKLSYNKLKVLSRGNLMGLRSLTRLQLDHNRLEFIHPDAFQGLTSLRILQLEGNQLQQLHSATFSTFSILGHFPVSTLKQLHLSDNLLTTLSQRMLAGMPYLENLFLHGNPWTCDCRMKWFKEWNINSPGVLKCKKDRAYPEGQLCPMCSSPKLLKKKHLQELENPTCNSPIASTPNNKAISTEDTESDLLTTDEFLQPLGNISLGLSDEDGHQVDLYCLVTEPKELTSISWHSVNQHQISANVTLTLDLKCPIDRSSYEKLWRLIAYYSDVSAHLQREIMLNKDPYISYRYRQDVERDALYYTGVKANIAAEPQWIMQSSMDLQLNRLQSTSKIVRLILSTHITQVVEPEYIRQQKRDWVFIESKNDTRTMQVAVVGSPVEMSCSIHSSGNQTLKWMLPDGSTLKTPYSSGDNRLSASSFGLLEIKSVDHSDSGVYYCIAHVSNDLSVLPLRLTVEESSSPPPGVEGVTETITGFAGGHVSLPCVATGSPDADIHWIRPDGSIVNKWLNNSRTLVALNGTLIIRHSQLSDSGYYKCVAGNRHGMDTLVTKVIITKPPGMIPLRKYFRGPQPAEGVSTKIKVLMSNDVESSGDNEPEELLEKTLPRRVDLPNRRRVPNMGVKGGHPSRNSWRRPAIPRRSVGTTGVDRVNTVESKRRNSVSNNQIDPKRWASILAKVRNGGTSPKTTTVNSVQTSTNRIQEPVTDYTKQPGITNKIGGSSAESATTRVPEEMLYTITTARMPIQTTEYNLDIRPLDSEDQRHVIYQIAAPESDSNSNLFTARTYIAQPTVGPQINYFTVRDSEVANRIETSTVWNTKLHGNHLQENQSHSMGSGSVNEAIINYNDEYRVSKSHEHVLEVYQGRTDHSLPLATAKTHTAQSAGTHGDAKLFTQILTTVRQGTQTLQKHTTHQKPSVSEIPLLTTVTPTTKPASGDNKATFSNSLSDSRASRARNSSSSWRRTGGRRKKPNRIRTKTNSFKSSVYVTNATPQPTSASISEVTKGFSVITKTTASSETKIETSPWAKNAKAKMNTTVPLNDSQVQSPGKMTHEENTDPLYSSRNHQTHQSLPQERASVTKYIHLDDATPAQKLKTTTPVPMFPSTSISFGREEIKTTMHKEENSTLPSLKAGIHEWFTSTHTPAAKTSEETQQESITPDSSPTSDHSFENSYTHPEDIPGASSDKTNNQYKPTDTENVLSSKEMITLRPFSSSSPSTQNETVKHHAETPGGSMASVIFELAHQSPEITTDRPKTSPVLTTKPHRVTAGSIYREDSVLSRNPWSQSNVTKGIVLTTTTTSATTIMPPTVHTKMLYPNKPTSASRIGDPDDVNHILDSHKRFVTPGQETIPKVELSETYSRTTPPVTQFPHQLAYISEDTTSLGLKVNIHKKTTTKAPTIPPQSSTISPSQQRIPGRSGGTYFTIYHTTSRGAQQRPTAVPEGRGRPHITSTDIRFVTAQAETDVYLPCVAVGKPSPFLSWTKVSTGASIAQNTRVQRFQVQSNGTLVIHNVLPLDQGHYLCSVQNQYGEDKIVVNLIVEAEHPKVLHPRYREATAYLGETVELMCQSQGNPKPRITWVQPDRAVVHSGVPTNGMSGQRVSVSPNGTLYIKSASHTDRGIYKCISSNALGADTISVRLTVAALPPIIEQPRHENVSLSEGSTAFLNCTATGAPHPSIAWTTPDGMQLHPSQFINGRNLFVFPNGTLFVRSLVLTDTGRYKCSVTNVVGTAQRTVILTVRKSIKLSSARITFSSSQKTDVVYGDRLHLDCIASGNPEPRIIWRTPLKKLVDAHYSYDPRIKVSSNGTLSVVSVTEKDGGEYLCVARNKIGDDFVPFKVSVLTKPAKIEQKTEADKKVIYGGHLKVDCVASGLPDPKIQWALPDGTMINSVIKSERNVGSRSRRYVVFDNGTLFFNEVGIHEEGDYTCYAENQVGKDEMKVHVKVVSAVPVIENKTHDVVRVLYGESVSLNCSAKGDPTPLILWFSPTNRAMASASDKYIIHNNGTLVIQKVQRFDGGNYVCLARNSAGQDRKVMRVEILVSPPAVNGLIGTANSLRVSTVRDQRKLIDCETTGTPIPRVMWVLPENVVLPAPYYGSRMTVHRNGTLDIRSVRKSDSGQLACIARNEGGETRLVVHLDVTDTLEKPKLRSPKMESLSLTVGRTIYLNCSVEGSPAPQVTWILPNGSPLLSGAKFNKFLHNSDGTLIISNPALSEAGTYRCLGRNGGGLVERTVALMPGHKPEINNRYNSPISVINGENLQLHCLSNTNSVRLTWTLPSGMVLNRPQKAGRYAILPNGTLSIQQASVHDRGSYTCRTSNEYGSSLLTVPVIIIAYAPRITSGPVPSTYARRGVAVQLNCVATGIPKAEVAWDTPERTRLVVGSQPRLFGNKYLHPQGSLIIQNPTAKDAGLYRCTARNVIGVDSKGTYLHVY